A single window of Carettochelys insculpta isolate YL-2023 chromosome 13, ASM3395843v1, whole genome shotgun sequence DNA harbors:
- the LOC142020428 gene encoding uncharacterized protein LOC142020428 isoform X2, which translates to MMKDNGSRERLRSGAEGLLVSLQILEKHAGSRLDKSSRDMTTPKRARMAPPFNIVPPVEEMRTLTVGERVRTPLARTHWTTPPTWVQIKTLSQEAEKVLIETQKPKTALLLFLAMLAVLTTTVNDSRWMPGPYDNRGSLAPSKEGCIC; encoded by the exons ATGATGAAGGACAATGGGTCCCGGGAACGATTAagatctggggcagagggtttgcttGTATCTTTACAGATCTTGGAGAAACACGCTGGGTCCCGGCTCGACAAATCAAGCCGAGATATGACAACCCCCAAGCGAGCGAGGATGGCGCCCCCGTTTAATATCGTTCCCCCCGTGGAAGAAATGAGAACGCTGACCGTGGGAGAACGTGTTCGAACCCCACTGGCTCGAACGCATTGGACAACCCCACCTACCTGGGTACAGATTAAAACACTTTCTCAAGAAGCCGAGAAGGTGCTGATTGAGACCCAGAAGCCTAAGACGGCTCTTTTGCTGTTTCTGGCCATGCTGGCGGTACTGACCACAACT GTTAATGACTCCCGATGGATGCCAGGGCCTTACGATAATCGAGGCTCGTTggccccttcgaaggagg GATGTATTTGTTAA
- the LOC142020428 gene encoding uncharacterized protein LOC142020428 isoform X1 produces the protein MMKDNGSRERLRSGAEGLLVSLQILEKHAGSRLDKSSRDMTTPKRARMAPPFNIVPPVEEMRTLTVGERVRTPLARTHWTTPPTWVQIKTLSQEAEKVLIETQKPKTALLLFLAMLAVLTTTVNDSRWMPGPYDNRGSLAPSKEGMRIPNYTEGLRDIRFALEMRDIV, from the exons ATGATGAAGGACAATGGGTCCCGGGAACGATTAagatctggggcagagggtttgcttGTATCTTTACAGATCTTGGAGAAACACGCTGGGTCCCGGCTCGACAAATCAAGCCGAGATATGACAACCCCCAAGCGAGCGAGGATGGCGCCCCCGTTTAATATCGTTCCCCCCGTGGAAGAAATGAGAACGCTGACCGTGGGAGAACGTGTTCGAACCCCACTGGCTCGAACGCATTGGACAACCCCACCTACCTGGGTACAGATTAAAACACTTTCTCAAGAAGCCGAGAAGGTGCTGATTGAGACCCAGAAGCCTAAGACGGCTCTTTTGCTGTTTCTGGCCATGCTGGCGGTACTGACCACAACT GTTAATGACTCCCGATGGATGCCAGGGCCTTACGATAATCGAGGCTCGTTggccccttcgaaggagggtatGCGAATTCCTAACTATACTGAGGGGTTGAGGGACATCCGATTTGCATTGGAAATGAGGGACATTGTCTAA
- the LOC142020428 gene encoding uncharacterized protein LOC142020428 isoform X3, whose translation MMKDNGSRERLRSGAEGLLVSLQILEKHAGSRLDKSSRDMTTPKRARMAPPFNIVPPVEEMRTLTVGERVRTPLARTHWTTPPTWVQIKTLSQEAEKVLIETQKPKTALLLFLAMLAVLTTTDVFVKSMD comes from the exons ATGATGAAGGACAATGGGTCCCGGGAACGATTAagatctggggcagagggtttgcttGTATCTTTACAGATCTTGGAGAAACACGCTGGGTCCCGGCTCGACAAATCAAGCCGAGATATGACAACCCCCAAGCGAGCGAGGATGGCGCCCCCGTTTAATATCGTTCCCCCCGTGGAAGAAATGAGAACGCTGACCGTGGGAGAACGTGTTCGAACCCCACTGGCTCGAACGCATTGGACAACCCCACCTACCTGGGTACAGATTAAAACACTTTCTCAAGAAGCCGAGAAGGTGCTGATTGAGACCCAGAAGCCTAAGACGGCTCTTTTGCTGTTTCTGGCCATGCTGGCGGTACTGACCACAACT GATGTATTTGTTAAAAGCATGGACTGA
- the ASB12 gene encoding ankyrin repeat and SOCS box protein 12 has product MNLLDITKIFSMLQPKEDEDDNGERQELNQAVSQDDYQTLDELLCQDRYKIFINSKSGWGVPGTPLRLAASKGHLRSLEVLLSHGAEVDSLDVKAQTPLFTAVSNGHLDCVKALLEAGASPSGSIYNNCSPLLTAARDGDISILQELLDYGAEVNVKARVPEWAANSTACSGPLYLSAVYRHLECFKMLLLYGADPNYNCTDKKMIARIKQPKTVLEVCLRHGCGSEFIKLLIDFGANVYLPNIAGDKLSPSSEALVLLIKERVHPKSLMSQSRLAVRKLLKMTNSASAIDELEIPPVLVNYLKHQS; this is encoded by the exons ATGAATCTACTGGATATAACCAAAATCTTCTCCATGCTGCAGCCCAAAGAAGATGAAGATGATAATGGAGAAAGACAAGAGCTGAACCAAGCAGTGTCCCAGGATGATTATCAAACGCTTGATGAACTCCTTTGCCAAGACAGatacaaaatatttattaacAGCAAAAGTGGTTGGGGTGTACCTGGGACCCCACTGCGCCTTGCAGCTTCTAAGGGCCATCTGAGAAGTTTGGAAGTGCTTTTGTCCCATGGGGCAGAAGTGGACAGCCTAGATGTGAAGGCACAAACTCCACTATTCACTGCTGTTAGTAATGGCCACCTAGACTGTGTTAAAGCACTGTTGGAGGCAGGGGCCAGTCCATCTGGCAGCATCTACAATAACTGTTCCCCGCTGCTCACGGCTGCTAGAGATGGAGATATCAGCATTCTGCAAGAACTCTTAGACTACGGGGCCGAAGTCAATGTTAAAGCAAGAGTCCCAGAGTGGGCTGCCAACTCTACAGCCTGCTCTGGCCCTTTGTATCTCTCAGCAGTCTACAgacatctggagtgttttaaaatgctgctgctttATGGAGCAGATCCCAATTACAACTGCACCGATAAGAAAATGATCGCACGAATCAAGCAGCCCAAGACTGTGCTTGAAGTCTGCCTCAGACATGGTTGTGGGAGTGAGTTCATAAAACTGCTCATTGATTTTGGAGCCAATGTGTACTTACCAAACATTGCAGGAGATAAGCTCTCACCAAGCAGTGAGGCACTGGTGCTGCTGATCAAGGAAAGAG TTCATCCGAAATCCTTGATGTCTCAGTCTAGGCTGGCTGTCAGGAAGCTGCTGAAAATGACCAACAGTGCAAGTGCCATAGATGAACTAGAGATCCCACCTGTGCTAGTGAACTACCTCAAACATCAATCTTAA